The nucleotide sequence gagcttggttaaggttgactaaattagtggtggtaaaccctaattagtagtctactagtctcaagagttttggttggtgttgtggtgaggtttctccacccacaaggagcgacttgagatagccggagtttgccgggggctaatccatcgacggatagggatcgtccaccttacggacaatcgtggagtaggagccctaatctccgaacgacgttaaacgaacgtgttagcggtttgcatttcttttcttagttttagtctttaacttgtttgttttgtttgtattccgctgcgcaagctaacattgtaggaagctatcgatttgggggcgccgtccattcaaccccccttctagccggccatccgatccccaacaaagtattggcggtgtaagtccaagcatatagtcttgacaacttaagtccaagtatgacttagcaatggatgaagtctcggaggcgTGGCCTCTTAGGAAAGGAAGACCTGaaaataatgacaaggccgatggaagctccagaaggcaaggcgtgaaggatggggagacatccgaacGACACAAaattgatggaggaggctaaaagactaggtctaggttgtgcgaGCAAGAACGAGTGCATGAGATATTGTATTCAGGGTAAagtcctaggtttagggttttactatagcaGTCACTGTAGTAATCGACTAGTAGCGAATAAAATGCCTCTATTCGCTCAACccatgtggagcagtcgactgatactttcatCAATCGACTAGTATCGAGCTGTTAGCCTGTAATGGTTGAATTTCACTTAGGACTAGTTGACTGGTGtttttaccagttgactggtggctGAAAAATAGCTTGGTATTTTCCTCCCAAACTGtatttaatagagctcagggTGCTTAAGCAAGGTTGACAAAATAacggtggttaacccctatttgTAGTATTCCAAATGTCTTAGCATCCCAAGCATGCTTGcgtgagttgtggtgaggtttctccacccacaaggagctacgtgagctagctggaggtcttccggggagtaatccaccgacgaatCAGGATCATCTACCTTATAGACAACCATGGAGTAGGaattttatctccgaaccacgttaaatcaatgtGTCATTGGATTTGtctttctatttgttagtttgttttgtatTCCACTTCGTACTAACAATTGTAGGAAGCGACATTTTGGAtgagacgttattcaccccctctagcggatgTCAAGatcccaataagtggtatcagagtttaATCACTCTTTGTTGGACTAATCACCAAAGGAGCAACTACtagagaagaagatggagtcggaggaaCCTCTCAGGTTTGGACATCCGgatcccacctccatatgagcGCGAAGACTTCAGCTATTGGAAGTCGCGCTTGGAGACGTGactccaaatggattggaaccattaGATGGCATTGGAGGAGCCATTCAAGACTCCAACTGACAAAAAGGGAAAATACCTTCGGCCTCAgtattggaccgaggagcaaagggagcaatcggaggtGGACAATGagataactagaattttaattaatttattacctcctaatgtggTATTGAATGTAGGTGGGTACAAGAGTGTTCATGAGCTTCGGAGCAAGGTGATTGCGCTCCATGAAGATACTACACAACTCCAAGGAGTGGAGAAACCAAGGAGAAGGGTTTATTAGTCCAAGGGAAGGGTCAATCGGATATTGACACGtgctcaacatctgaggaggagaaggaagatgagaaggTATCATcgacatcttcaagggaggaagaagtgaaaCCGTccccatccacatcttcaagtgaagaggaagaagagcaattcaaggaagaggagatcttggaagctcaactctCCACCTCAACTACTAAGAAAAGCACAAAGGACCatatcaaatgttttgagtgtggtaagatgggacactacaagagtaggtgtccttcgctcaaaaaGGTAAAGGTGGTAATCCCTAAATCCGGTAAAGTTGCTTTAAGAACTAACGTAGGTTGTAGGGATGAAgtcaaggagaagaaggtaacGATATGGGTCTCATAGGATCACTTGGtcctgatttatgtggtcctatgagaACTATATTGTTTAGTTAATTCACGATGAGAACTATGTGGTCCTATGAGAACTATGTGGTCATATGAgaatttatgtggtcctatgagaACTATGTGGTCATATGAACTaactcataaagaacatcataatGCCTTGAGTTAATTCACGTTTAGTGGAAGTAAATATTTTTAATGTTTACTAATGATTTTAATCGAATGAGTTGGGTATATTTTCTAGCAGATAAGTcagaaacttttaaaaaattttaaaaattcaaggtGCTTATGGAAAATAAGAAGGGTACCTTAATAAAGACTCTTTGTACAAATCAAGGAGGTGAGTTCTTATCTaaagaatttaataaattttgtgaAGAACATGGTATTCATACGGAGTTGACAACACCTTATACACCGGAGCAAAATGGTGTTAccgaacgaaaaaatcgaacaaTTGTACAAATGGCTAGAAGTTTGCTGAATATCAGAGGACTTCCAAAATCTTTTATGGGCTGAAGCAGTGGCCACATCAATCTACTTGCTGAATATTTCTCCAATAAGGGTTGTTTCGAATCAAACATCATATGAAGCATGGCAAGGTAGAAAACCATCAGTAAATCACTTAAGAATTTTTGGATGTATTGTATTTTGATTAACTCTCAATTTCATCATAAACTTGagaaaaaaactaaaaatgcatATTTGTTAGATATTGCAATTAATCAAAAGCATATCGATTGTATAATATTTTTACTGGAAAATTAATTATAAGGAGAGATATAGACTTTGATGAATACACAAGGTAGAATTGAAATACACAAGGTGAAGAGACTCAAGTTCATATCCCAATGGAGAAAACTCCAACAACAGAAGGCGTTGAATCATCTTCTTTAGGATCACCAGCTTCCTCACCatcaaattcaagaaatagcagtTTATCTTCTTTACAAGAATGTTCTGATAAAGCAGCTCCAGTATAGGTTAGATCTTTGAGAGAAATATATGAGTCAAGTCAATTTTCTCTTTTTGTTACATATCCTACAACTTTTGAAGAAGCGGTAACAAAAGAGGAATGGAGGAATGGAATGAAAGAAGAGTTAATTGTAATCCATAAAAATGAAACATGGAAGATGGTGAAGTTCCAAAGGATAACAGTGGAAGACGTCTTCAAAAGAGTAAATGAACTAAAGAATAAGTCATGAGATTCGAGGTAAACGACAAAGTAACTAAAAGTTTGACTAATTTTTTGTTCCTAATGATATATTGTGCAAGTTTGGTAAATACAAGGACACCAGCAACCTATGAAGCAAGTTAGCTAAGTTTCatagtcccctcggatgggtctagtggctagcgtatGAGGTGTTACCACCATGAGGTCTGTGGTTCAAATCTCAGCAAAgacgaggtaaatgtctcccttatgtgctagtcactattccaaaggttagtagtcgcccgtaatttacctcctccgtgttggccctgggacgggttggtaggggcactgggggcgagcgtattcgtcttttgccaccaaGTTAACTAAATTTCATGGAAGTCCATCACCAATATTTGTACGAGGAGCAAGACTCATTAACATTAAAACAAGAGGACAAAGAGGTTGATAGATGTTCGACTTCCGAGATAGAGAAAGATAAAGAAATTTCTATCTCAaggtggtaaaaggtgaatacgctcgctcccagcacccccgtcaatccgtcccagggccaacacggaggaggtaaatcatgggcggtcactaacctttggaataatgattaacacataagggagacatttacctcgactttgccgagattcgaaccccaaaccTTATGATGATAACATTtcatgtgctagtcactagaTCCATCTGAGGACTACCTCAAAAATCCAAGAGGAGGAGGTAGGTTGAGCCATTGACACTAAAATGAGAAGAACTATTGACATCAGAGCCAATGATACGGAAGCTTGTGCTACCTCTACTACTCTAGAAGGTATAACAATATTAATTGTTAAATCGTAAAGATCATGTATTATTTATTTTGAGTATAAAAAAAGTATTCACTCTTATAACATCCCCTCGTCatatacaaaactaaatagtGAGACTCAAGACTTTAACATTTGATTAGTTTGACctttaaatttagaagttttcTTTGCATTCTGAAGCATCTCCTTCATATCCATCTTGTTTAAGAACTTAGTTATTCTCTTATCCTTTAAATTTCTAACAAATTAAAGTTCATCGATCAGTTTGCTTAAAGTCTTCTTCATTTTCACTTTTGTGTTTGAATTTCAAGGAtgcttggatttcttcttcttcttcttcttcttcttcttcttcctcctcctcctcctcctcctctaacagcaaaaaaaaaaaaaaaaaatcgtcatCTCATAGCGTGGCCCCGCTGGAATAACCACGATGTCTAAAAGGAAGATGAATTTGGTACTTCGTTCAACAACAATAAAAATTAATCCGAGATCTATTTACAGCAACACCAACTGCGTCAGCTTGGGCGACTTCTTTCTTCTTCTCGATGAATGCATGTCAAAGACGTGCACGGTTCGGAGCAAATTCTACAGATGGAGCGGTATTTTAGGAACCTAATGATGATTTAATTATTTCTAAAGCTGGATGTGTTGAATCttcgagagagaaaaaaaatgtggTAATTgtggttttaaaattaaatagttGACGACACGCAGCATAATAATCATCAACTCGTGACTCAGTCTACCAAATTTGATCAGGATCTATGGACGTCACCTCAACTTCACATTCAAGAACGCAATAAGCATGGTCAAACTCCCGCAGAGAAGAGTTGACGAGTAAATTAGTAGCTTCTCCCATAGATCAGATTTGTTGCTGTTTCTAGCATTCGAACAACAACTTCAATGTTCAGCTGAcccaatcaaaattaaaaaaactatCAAAGTGATGAGTAAGAACCAATTAATCATGTGATAGATATGCACGAAGCTTGTTTGGATTGACCAAGCCGGCCGTAGTTCAACTTTGAAATCATCTAACAACTCTAGGACTTTTTCATTTCGTTCAACTTGAAATCATCAAACGATTAAGACTTGTTCATTTCGTCGTCTCCTAATTTCATACAtataaatttgaagaaacccactGAGTACGTTCTCCCTATCTGGCTCGATCTTCAACAACATCCATTATTACTGCTAGCTCGCCATGAACTCCTCCGTCTTTCCAGTCCTGCTCTTTTTTATCAGTGCAGCCGCCGCCTTCAAGTTTCCTCAGCCGCCCATCAAAAACCCATGGCTCGACTTCAAGAACCTCTCTGGTTGCCACATCGGCGAGAACCGGCAAGGGGTCGCCCACCTCAAGGCTTACCTCTGCCACTTCGGCTACCTTCCGGCGGAGGGCCGCTCCAACTTCACCGACTCCTTCGATAGCATCCTCGAGGCGGCAATAGCTGCCTACCAGCGCAACTTCCACCTCGACGTGACCGGCGAGCTCGACGCGCCCACTTTGGAGCAACTTATCACCCCGCGCTGCGGCGTGCCGGACATCACCAACGCGACGTCCTCTGCCTTGCGCGGCCGCAACCTCTATTCTTATTTCGACGGCGCGCCGACGTGGCCGCCCGCCAAGACCCAGCTCAAGTACGCCATCACAGCCACCTCTGCCGTCCAAATCGACATTGCGAGGCTTAGGGTCGTCTTCGAGCGCGCATTCGCGCGGTGGTCCGCGGTGACCACGCTGGCATTCGAGGAGACGGAATCGGTGCCGGAGGCCGATATTACGATCGGGTTCTACAGAGGCTCCCACGGGGACGAAGGTGATTTTGACGGCCCCCTGGGGACACTGGCGCACGCGTTCTCGCCGACGGACGGGCGGTTCCATCTGGACGCGGCGGAGGCCTGGGTGGCAGAAGGGGACGTGGCCGACGCGAGCTCGGACGAGGCGGTGGACCTCGAGTCCGTGGCGGTGCATGAGATCGGGCATCTGCTGGGACTCGGTCACTCGTTGGCGCCGGAAGCGATCATGTACCCCACATTACGGACGAGGACCAAGAAGGTGGAACTGACGACCGACGACGTCGAGGGAATACAGAGCCTGTACGGAAGAAATCCCAACTTCAGGGAGGTGTCGCCCTCAGCGAGCAGTCCCGAGACGAACGCCGCCGCGCCCGCCCATGGCCGGACGGCGGCGGCCGCGTGGACAGGGCGGCAAGTTTCCTGCATCTTGGCGGGCATAGTGATTGGCCTCTTGCTTCTCTAATTAattgatatgtttttttttaaagttatctGTCTGTCttctttttaaattaactaaataacAAATTCTTTTGTTTGTCTTATTAGATTCTTGTTGAATAGATAGATAGTTTTTATGTTACTTGACAAACTTGGCAACTTGGGAAAGGAGAGTTTTGATTAGGTCAAATTAACGGGGTTGTTCGAACTGAAACCTACTCGGCACAATGAGCCGATTAATTTTAGGATATCGGTTTGGTCTTATAAACAATTTTTATCACCactaaagtaaattaaaaatgTTTATAAAGACTCATTCATATGGTTAACATTCTAGGTCTGCTTCTCATGAGAAAAAATATAACTGTCATAagtcataattaaaatttaaattttagatccTTGATTATTCATTGGAGTACCCAGGACGCATAATGTTGCAATTTGCAAATGAACACGGCTGCATCAATTAAGGTATGAGAAATCACCATAACAAagtattatatatatttactagacAAGACTAACAATGGCAAAACAAGTTGAAATTGTAACATGAGAATGATGGTTTATGGCCAATTCATCAGAGGTGTCTTACGTACAGAGTCTCAAGCACTCAAGTTACTATGATGgtaaaaaggtgaatacgttcgcccTCAGCGTTCCCGTTAATTCGTCCTAGGActaacacggaagaggtaaatcacgagcgactactaatctttggaatagtgactaacatataagggagacatttaccttgaCTTTGTCAAGATTCGAACCTCAAATTTTATGATGACAACATCTCATACACTAGCCACTAGATCCATCCAAAGGGACACACACTCAAGTTACTATGGGCCATAAGAAAgtgaaaaacaagaaaaaaaaatcagaggGTTTAAATAGCCTCACGATTCACGTGCCTCATTAtttattatagagatatctatAAAGATCGAGCCCAAAATCTCTTGGAAAATCTGAAGTCCTTGTCCGTTGTACCCAAGATCACATGAGGTACGCACTCTGGAGGCCAACTTATATAGAGAACTCAGGAAGCTAAGTAGCATGAGAAAATCTAAGGACAAGTTGGATGGGGGCGCTTATGTATTATATGGGGAACTCGGGAAATCGAGTTAGATGAAGGACTTGAGAGTTCAAGTTAAGGAGAGAACTGAGTGGGGCTCGGAGTCCTTACATAAGTAGGAGTGCTAACTTGTGATGGAGCCACATAGGTTTGACCTGCTGGTCTGGAATGAGATCGCTATCCCGAGGTATCACCGACCCCTTTTTAGGTTTGGCTAAGTGAAGACGAACAAGATCGGACTTGACATGTCAAATCAACAAGTAGTCAGGGAAAAGAAAACGAGTTGATGAGCTATTTTGGAGGAACGTAACCTAAATTGAGAAACTCGGCGATCCCCAAGTGGGTCATGTCTAGATGGCCCTAAATTATGTCACCATAATGGATTGAATTATGCCTCCAAATTGGCGAAATTCAAGCGTAATTGGTCACATCCATCCTATTAAATCCATGTGGCATTAATCTTTTTAAGAGTTCTTTGTTATATGATGTACATGTGTGTTTATTGTAAGTGCACTATTGATTATCGTTAAGTAGAATTTTGATAtagtttaaataaatattttcttcatgtgctagtcattattttaaaagttagtaGCCACTCGTAATTTACCTCCTCAGTGTTGATCCTGGGACGGGTTGGTgggggcgttgggggcgagcATAGTCACCTTTTGTCATCACgattgtcgtcaagtaataaaaaatatcaatCCCACAAGTACTGTAAATCAATTACTAGTCAGATTTCAAAGTATGTTATCTGAAAAGTTGTAGATCGCAAGAGTTTGAGAACAAGAGAAAGAGATGAGAGAGTTGAGAGAGGGTGAGAGAAGGTCTAGAGCAGTCAAGAAGTCAAAGTGAAATCAAGGAGTTGGGAAGCAATCATAGGATTTTGATTTCACCATGATGGTCATTGACATCCTAAATATTGTTTACTTTTCTTACTTTATGTTAGTTCGCATGTAGGTCTATCCTGACATACAGATATAGACTTTTGAAATTATACTGACGTACCTACTCAAATGTAACGTTTACTTTCAATGTGGCATTGCTAGTACAATCGCTTTCTCAGGAAGGTTCTTATCAAGAGAGCCACATGATCCCTTTGTTGCCCTCCTTTATTTCGTGACGTTGAATCAAAGCAAACCCATTACGCTTTGTGATAACATGAATCCCTTGCAGGGGAAGAAATCCAATACCCCTCGTGGCATACTGACCTATTTTCGTGACCGACTCTCCACGTGTTAGACATTTATAGGTCAGAGATTTGGGTTTACCTTTCGGTCCTCCCCGCATCCCATGAGATATGAAGGTGCATATTAGTATCATAATCATGTATACACAATAAAGTCAGACCATGGAATAAACATGTcatgtaataaagaaagataaacaAATACTTGAATTAAATGTCAACAAGTTATCGGGCTACTCCCTAATCATAGAATCCGGAAAACTACACTCTATAgagatagagatattagtgaaaGGCATTGAATCTAAGCAATTACAACTCAAAACAAAGAGTAAAGAGAAGAAAGTCTAGTCATCAAGGTTGTTGGTGTCTTCGAAAGAGTCTCTAAGCTCCAATGGTGGATGAATCGTCGCGACAACTCCTTAACGACACTCTTAATTTGGGTTTCCCTAGGACAAGGAAAACCCTCCTCCAAGAAAGGGGTAGACCCTTAAATCTCAGATACCTTAACAAGAGTTCCATTGATTCTTTTATATCTTCCCCAAACCTTCCAAATATGTTAGACCTTGCCTAAATCATCGAGACTCTGCCAAAATGAGCTTTTTATGGGTTCCACTCTAAAACAAACTTTTTGatcttaaaattatcttcaatttgataGGTCGTAGGCCCTGTGACTTAAACTAAGCTAAAAGTTATGCTCGTTCGAAGTGTGGTCTGTTGTTTAGGCCATCTCAGGACAGATTAACACGGTCGTGCCTAGGAGGCATGGTTGTGCCTGGGAAGCACAACCTGATTGTTTGGCTCTAAAGTGAAAAGGATGGTTGTGCTTGGGAGGCACGACAATGTCAAAGGTTGTAGATTCCGTTTTTGCACTATTTTGCATCAAATTTTGCCTGAAGGAACATGTTTGTGTCATGGGACATAGTTAGAGTGTGTTCTTTGATTAAAACTTCAATTTGATAGTCTTTTGACCACCCATTTTCATCTCGTATGATTCACGGTCATGTATTATGTTGGAAATATACGTTCTAAGGCTTCTTTACTCCATTTTAGCTCTAAATTCGCGTCCTATCAACAAAAAGACACAAACAACAATCCTCTAAACAAGAAGtgtgaaaataattaaaaaaatatataagaatgCAAAATATGCTTATGAAATGTCACTAAATGTATGTGAAACAATACTAAAAGTCACATAAGAAACACACACATCAATATCCCATACttgaacttttgcttgtcctcaagtaaaacctGCAATCTAGACTTATGTATGtgattgatacatcataatcccTAACGAATCAGTGTAATTATATCATGTAGTTTCACTAATGAGCAAAATATCCGAATTGTATTAACATGTGGCCTAACTGATAGTTCTTTGTGTAGGGATCTTATGCATAAAACAATACATAATGTAGTAGAAAAAGAATTTCTCCAGACATCCATATGAATACGGTATACTCGTTCTTGCTACTCTATCACATAGTTGGATTACCTTTATTACGTAAATGGTACTCCCGACAGTAATTTTGATTCGGATGCAGATCTCAACACGATCAAAATGTTCGCGCCTCTTCGATATCCATATGAACACATTCTACGTCCATCTCACAAActtactacttggagaagaaataaCCTTTGTTGTGCTAACAACAACTCAAAGAAGTTTTGgcaaagggaagaagaagaggaagacgaAGAAGATGCAATCATCATTACCAAAATGCAATGCCAAAAACCttttatattcatctaatgaatacaAAGAGTTTTTTTCCCATTGGTCTTCTTCTCATTAATGTatgattaatccaaattaatcATCACTATTCTTCTTTAATGAgtggattcaattgagtctaattcaatgagtctaatttgaattagactcaatccaatggtTGTATTCATTTTAGTctaatccaatgagtctaatttggattagactcaatccaatacaaattagactcaatccaatagcacaatgattcatcatattttagtcaaactaaaatgaatctatctccaaatcaacatgttctttgtgtatgacctaataggttctcataacgttggtaatgtatctaaaataatatttttgatacataagcaatgagtgacatctagcaatgcatcattgctacctaagtgatgagaatatcgagatccgacctaatctTTCTGTGTCTATTATATTATATGACTTGatccttctatcctcgatatatagattgatcaatgaggcataaacaACATCATCCTCTTataaatctttgtgtttcttgatctcccaGTAGACTCACATAACCAAATgagat is from Zingiber officinale cultivar Zhangliang chromosome 7B, Zo_v1.1, whole genome shotgun sequence and encodes:
- the LOC122004085 gene encoding metalloendoproteinase 2-MMP-like; protein product: MNSSVFPVLLFFISAAAAFKFPQPPIKNPWLDFKNLSGCHIGENRQGVAHLKAYLCHFGYLPAEGRSNFTDSFDSILEAAIAAYQRNFHLDVTGELDAPTLEQLITPRCGVPDITNATSSALRGRNLYSYFDGAPTWPPAKTQLKYAITATSAVQIDIARLRVVFERAFARWSAVTTLAFEETESVPEADITIGFYRGSHGDEGDFDGPLGTLAHAFSPTDGRFHLDAAEAWVAEGDVADASSDEAVDLESVAVHEIGHLLGLGHSLAPEAIMYPTLRTRTKKVELTTDDVEGIQSLYGRNPNFREVSPSASSPETNAAAPAHGRTAAAAWTGRQVSCILAGIVIGLLLL